A genome region from Prionailurus viverrinus isolate Anna chromosome A3, UM_Priviv_1.0, whole genome shotgun sequence includes the following:
- the MOCS3 gene encoding adenylyltransferase and sulfurtransferase MOCS3: MWPASSSPKALLMVTLEIARNYKSLNLNLRVSSGSACLVFAFFPSSVKLFSLFQSLGDGKPEAEMLFRTTSGRGAMASREEVLALQAQVAQREEELSFLKQKLAAAILAEQEPERLVSVSPLPPKASLSRDEILRYSRQLVLPELGVQGQLRLAAASVLVVGCGGLGCPLAQYLAAAGVGRLGLVDYDVVEMSNLARQVLHGEALAGQAKVFSAAASLRRLNSAVECVPYAEALTPATALDLVRRYDVVADCSDNVPTRYLVNDACVLAGRPLVSASALRFEGQITVYHYDGGPCYRCVFPQPPPAETVTNCADGGVLGVVTGVLGCLQALEVLKIAAGLGPSYSGSLLIFDALRGHFRCIQLRGRRPDCAACGERPTVTALQDYEAFCGSSATDKCRSLRLLSPEERVSVTDYKRLLDSGSPHLLLDVRPQVEVDICRLPHALHIPLKRLERRDAESLELLGEAIREGKQGTQEGAAFPVYVICKLGNDSQKAVKILQSLTAVQELESYTVQDIVGGLMAWAAKIDGTFPQY, from the coding sequence ATGTGGCCAGCTTCTAGTTCTCCTAAGGCTCTCCTCATGGTTACGTTGGAAATAGCCAGGAACTATAAATCTTTAAACTTGAATCTTAGGGTTTCTTCAGGAAGTGCATGTCTAGTTTTCGCTTTTTTCCCCAGCTCCGTAAAATTATTTAGTTTATTCCAGTCGCTGGGAGACGGCAAGCCGGAAGCGGAAATGCTCTTCAGGACAACTTCCGGGAGGGGCGCCATGGCTTCCAGGGAGGAGGTACTCGCCTTGCAGGCTCAAGTTGCCCAGCGCGAGGAGGAGCTGAGTTTCCTGAAGCAGAAGCTGGCGGCGGCTATTTTGGCGGAGCAGGAGCCAGAGCGGCTGGTTTCGGTATCACCCCTGCCGCCGAAGGCCTCCCTGTCTCGAGATGAGATTTTGCGCTATAGCCGGCAGTTGGTGCTTCCTGAGCTGGGCGTGCAGGGACAGCTGCGCCTGGCCGCTGCATCGGTGCTAGTAGTGGGCTGCGGTGGGCTCGGCTGCCCACTGGCGCAGTACCTGGCAGCGGCCGGCGTAGGCCGCCTTGGCCTTGTGGACTACGACGTAGTAGAAATGAGCAACTTGGCCCGCCAGGTGCTGCATGGCGAGGCACTGGCCGGGCAGGCCAAGGTCTTTTCGGCCGCCGCCTCGCTGCGCCGCCTCAATTCGGCGGTGGAGTGCGTGCCTTATGCAGAGGCGCTTACGCCAGCCACGGCGCTAGACTTAGTCCGCCGCTATGACGTGGTGGCTGACTGCTCTGACAACGTGCCCACTCGCTACCTGGTTAATGACGCATGTGTGCTAGCCGGCCGGCCTCTCGTGTCAGCCAGCGCCCTGCGCTTTGAGGGCCAAATCACGGTCTACCACTATGACGGCGGGCCTTGCTACCGCTGCGTATTCCCTCAGCCACCTCCAGCGGAGACGGTGACCAACTGCGCGGATGGCGGGGTGCTCGGTGTCGTAACCGGGGTCCTGGGCTGCTTGCAGGCGCTGGAAGTGTTGAAGATCGCAGCAGGCCTGGGCCCGTCTTACAGCGGCAGCCTGTTGATCTTTGATGCGCTCAGAGGCCATTTTCGTTGTATTCAGCTTCGGGGCCGCAGGCCTGACTGTGCAGCTTGTGGGGAGCGGCCCACAGTGACTGCCCTGCAGGACTACGAAGCCTTCTGTGGCTCCTCAGCCACTGATAAGTGCCGCTCTCTGCGGTTGCTGAGCCCAGAGGAGCGAGTTTCGGTCACCGACTATAAGCGACTTCTGGATTCCGGCTCACCCCACCTGTTGCTGGACGTTAGGCCTCAAGTGGAGGTGGACATCTGTCGTTTGCCTCATGCCTTACACATCCCTTTGAAACGTTTGGAACGGAGGGATGCAGAGAGCCTGGAACTCTTAGGAGAAGCTATCCGGGAAGGGAAGCAGGGCACACAGGAAGGGGCAGCTTTCCCGGTTTATGTGATTTGCAAACTGGGCAATGACTCCCAGAAAGCCGTGAAGATCCTGCAGTCCTTGACAGCAGTCCAGGAGTTAGAATCTTACACAGTTCAAGATATTGTGGGGGGCCTTATGGCCTGGGCTGCCAAAATCGATGGAACATTTCCGCAGTACTGA
- the DPM1 gene encoding dolichol-phosphate mannosyltransferase subunit 1 has translation MASEEASGSPRRSRREPEGRVPRQDKYSVLLPTYNERENLPLIVWLLVKSFSESGISYEIIIIDDGSPDGTRDVAEQLEKIYGSDKILLRPREKKLGLGTAYIHGMKHATGNYIIIMDADLSHHPKFIPEFIRKQKEGNFDIVSGTRYKGNGGVYGWDLKRKIISRGANFITQILLRPGASDLTGSFRLYRKEVLQKLIEKCVSKGYVFQMEMIVRARQLNYTIGEVPISFVDRVYGESKLGGNEIVSFLKGLLTLFATT, from the exons ATGGCCTCCGAGGAAGCGAGCGGTAGCCCTCGTAGGTCTCGGCGGGAGCCGGAGGGGCGCGTCCCGCGACAGGACAAGTATTCGGTGCTTTTGCCCACTTACAACGAGCGCGAGAACCTGCCGCTCATCGTGTGGCTGCTGGTGAAAAGCTTCTCCGAGAG tggaaTCAGCTATGAAATTATAATCATAGATGATGGAAGCCCAGATGGAACAAGGGATGTTGCTGAACAGTTGGAGAAGATCTATGGGTCAGACAAAATT CTTCTAAGACCACGTGAGAAAAAGTTAGGACTGG gaactGCATATATTCATGGAATGAAACATGCCACAGGAAACTACATAATAATTATGGACGCTGATCTCTCACACCAT ccaaaATTTATTCCTGAATTCATTAG GAAGCAGAAGGAGGGTAATTTTGACATTGTCTCTGGAACTCGCTACAAAGGAAATGGAGGTGTATATGGCTgggatttgaaaagaaaaataatcag CCGTGGGGCCAATTTTATAACTCAGATTTTGCTCAGACCAGGAGCATCTGATTTAACAGGAAGTTTCAG GTTATACCGAAAAGAAGTCCTacagaaattaatagaaaaatgtgTTTCCAAAGGCTATGTCTTCCAGATGGAGATGATTGTTCGGGCAAGGCAGTTGAATTATACTATTGGCGAG gttcCAATATCATTCGTGGATCGTGTTTACGGTGAATCCAAGTTGGGAGGAAATGAAATAGTTTCTTTCTTGAAAGGATTATTGACTCTTTTTGCTACTacataa